The genomic region TTGTTtgtaatctgcttttttttctgtttctactCTTGCCCATAGGATCAAGCAGCTAAAGATAAAGCCATGCAGAGTATGGCTACAATGTCATCTGCCCAGATTATTTCTGCAACTGCCTTCCATAGTAAAATGGCCTTGCCTGGTCTTCCACGGCCAGCCTACCCCGCTGTTTCTGGGGTGAGTGAATCAGTGTCTTGGAGGAGTTGGGCTGAGGATGCTGGAGTATTTGAAATGGTGTTGGGACCTTCTCAGAAAAATCCtgagaacattaaaaaaaaaaaaaaagttacaaaggCATTGTCTTTGTAGAGCTAATCCGTCGTATGACTTCAACAGTTTAGGTCTAATTCTTTGCTTACACTGCtgtaaaacaataaaattttaCTGTATACTTTTTTATAATGCCACAAGTGAGAGGACAATCATATCCTTTGGGTTTTCAACTGCCTGAAATACCTTTAGGTGTCTATCACTTTCTTAGTCCAGGATCTTGTTGGATTAAAATTATTTGGGCCATTCTGACCCTTTTTCAAGGTTGTAATTCCCGAGCTCATCCTAAGTGCTTAGATCACAAATTGATAGCTATTATATAAAATCCTTAATAGAAGAGGACTGGTGGCATCCCTGTAACCTTTGAGTTTGGCCGAGTGTCTTTTTGCTGAGCATTCATTTCTGCCAAACTACTTCCATGGAACTCTACTGTGGAAAATGGCCCTTCCAAGGGAGCGTGCATCATTAAAGCTTTGGTGACAGAGGCACAAGTTGCAAACATAGTATTTAACATAAAAGAACACTACTGGGTCAGTTGCTTGTCACTAGTAGTAGTAtgtagaaagtaaaaaaagctCTGTCAGCACCTCCACAAGAGTGAAATCAGGAAGGTAGAAAGAAGATGTAAAGCTCACAACTCACATCTTTAAAAGTCTGTGAGTTTGCAGTTTCTTCCCTCAGACAGGAGCATGCCTTGCTTTTTATCTCTGTCCTGAGAGTGGTGACTTTTGCCTGCATGTTGTTGTTTTGCAGTTTTGGCAAGGAGCTTTGCCAGGCCAAGCTGGATCTTCCCAAGAGTGAGTATTCCTTCATGTGAGCATCCAAAGCAggtccttctgctgcttcctctgtgCTACCCAAGGAACACCATTAGATCCTACAAGTTTTATAAAATGCTAAGATAACATGTTTGCTCCTGGACAGACTCCCTGATTGTGGATCTGAGACTTAAGGCCCATGCTTGAAGACAAAACGAAAATCATTAGAGAACCTTAAGAGCTGAAACTCAGTGTTTTTGTATGATACCTTCAACATGGATTGCTCCTCTTTAATGTGACTCAAGCAGCCTAATATGTATGGACTATTTTATGGAGCTGCTGAATTTAGCAGCTTGATAGAAGTAAGGCTGCTGCAGACTCATGCTCCCAAGCCCAACCAGTGGCAAGGCTGAGCAGGTATTCTGGTAGGCTCACACACAGATACTCATATACATAGCACATAAACTCCTATACACATGGATGGCCACACAGAACAGTGTGGGCAACTCTCAGCAttcacacagacacaaacagaACCAACAACTTCATCTTATCCCCCTGTCAAGCTGATGAGGGTGAATGTGCATTACTGGGATATGTGCCATGTGGATccacccaggagctgccctgggatCCCTTGATTCCCTGTGTACTGGCATCCAGGCAGGGGAGGCCCCAAGGCCACAGCCCCACTCCAGTGTGAATCTTTTGAGTAACTGGGCTTAGATACACAGCCCACCAAGTAACTGGATCTTCACTTCCCCTAATTTGCTGCCCATAGATAGAAGCATATACAGACAAACTTATCTTTCAGCTGACTTCCAGACTCCACGGTCTTTCTGACACTTGGCCTGAgcctctttttccctctgaaagtATTCTTGCCCCACAGAGCTGGCTCCCAAGCCATGTACTTGCTGGCTGGTCAGGTTTGATAATTAGTAGTGGTCACACTCTCACTTGCTGCTGACACtccacaaacaaacacacagaacTGAGAACATGCAGGAAACACTTAGAATTCAGTGAGAAGATACAAATACTTCTTCTAGTATGCAAAAACAGTTGGTAAAGaaggtttgcttgtttggttggtgtttttttttttttttgttaaccaCCTCTCTTTGTGTACTTCTGTAGCGTGAAACCTTTTTCTCAACAACCTTATGCTGTACAGTCTCCACTGCCATTACCAGGTAGGTAAGGAAATGTAGTTCCTTGCTTTGAAATTGTATTCCAACTGTCCAAATATCCAGCActcaaaaaaatttaatgttttaaaaatattattgacAGTTGAAATATTGCAGTgaggtaaaaattattttttatgtaatttccctttttaacCAATTCCCGTCCTTTCACTGAGAGAGATGAAGCTTTTTaagtctgttttattttaaaaacatttttcctgctttagaTTGTTTATtttgggatttcttttcctcctgcctcagtAGTAGGTAAAAGTTTACACATCTCTACTGTTCTTCCACTGTGCTGCATGTACCAGAATACTGTTTTCCATCATAAGATGATTGCCTTTCCAATTCCTCATTAAGTGGAAAAACAAAtgtcttttccttctcagtttCTCCATTTTGAGAGGTTAATGGTCATGTTAATGGTGTTGCTTCATTTGGATACTAAAGCAGTTTATTTCACTGCTCATTTAGGTCCTCTTAAAGTTGCTGAACATGTTTTCTCTGGAGTCAAAAACAGGTAGATTGTCTTTTACATCACTACCAACACTGACAGTGCTGTCTTAGCAGAGGGTAACTGATGAGCCACTTAGAGCACAGGTAGAGTGAGGACCTCGAGAATAATGTTCTTGCATGATGACTTGAGTcttaagaaaatgtaattagTCAGCTTTGATGAACAGATGCTCTGCTGGAAAACtaacttttctctttctaaattTTCTTATCTAAATCCTGTGTGCTTAGGGTTTGAGTCTCCTACTGGCCTATCACCTTCCCCATCAGCACCAGCTTGGCAAGGACGAAGGGTTGCTAGCTCGAAACTTTGGATGTTAGAATTCTCTGCATTCTTGGAACAACAACAAGACCAAGACACAGTAAGATACACACATGATTTCAACCCCTCATTAATTTTTGGTCTTCAAGTCGCTCCTTGTATATCATGGCTATGTTATACTTACTGTATGGGTATGGAAATACTTGCTTCATTGCTCTACTGAGAATAGAAAACCATCTTTGGTAAACACAAGATATCCTTCTCTTAGAGGATAGGATTGCCTATAGTGATATAGCCAGCTCTGTGCAATGTGCCTCCCTTTCCAGGGTCATGGATGTTCACATACCAGAGCTCAAGGCACTGAGATCATAAGACAGTGAGTGGTACAGCCCCTGCCAGGCTATTTTAGCTGTCCTGTTCAGCCTTGTAGGATAGACCCAGAAGCAGATGATGGTAAGATCACATGAAACCACACATTTCTCTGGTGGTCTGGGAACTTAAATTTAGGGGCAATGGGGATGAATTTGCATATAAAATGGAAGTACTAAGGTTTGCCTATGTTACCAAGGTGGTTTGCCTGTTCCACCAAACTTTGTGATAATGCATCTTGAGGTGTTACTGGTGATGGGCCAGTTACATTTCCTCTGTCTGAGATAGGAAAGTTCAGAAAACATGATAGTATTTGGCTGGTACTTTGCTGTGAGATTTCAGGCAGCTCTTCATGGTAAGATATTTGAAAAAGTGACCTGTGACAGGTAACACTCTGTATCTATTATTTCAGGCTATATATCAGCAGCATGAGGCAATAGTTTAGGAGTCAATATAGGAAAGCAACTAtaatgttttcagaagaaagaagcaTTGATTGATTcataggaaagaaataaaagcctgagGTGGTATTAGTGGAGACATTTCTGCTAATACTTCTGCACTTTTAGAAAGTGCTGTCAGATCTTTAGTGACTTCCAGTAGGTGTTTGTGAATTTTTAGTATGTACTGAACAGTATTGAAGGATTTCCTAATTccatgtttttcctcttctttcagtATAACAAACACCTGTTTGTGCACATTGGGCAGTCAAGCCCCAGCTACAGTGATCCCTACCTCGAGGCAGTGGATATCCGGCAGATATACGATAAGTTCCCTGAGAAAAAAGGGGGTCTGAAGGAGCTCTTTGAAAGGGGGCCAGCTAATGCCTTCTTCCTTGTCAAATTCTGGGTAAGGGAAGGACCCATTTGCTACGAAGTTCTCACTTTAAAAGTGGTGGCCTTGCTAGCTCTTAGAAGCCTGCCATCTCCCAGCAGATTTTCTCTGTGCAGGTAAATTAACACAGGTGTGACTGTCACTGGAGATCTTTTCTTGAGTGcacaggggttggactggagcAAGATGTATCTTCCACACTGTCATCTGTAGAGTTGTTCCTGACTAGTGTCTGGAGATATGGTGTCTGCTAATGGTCACTTATGCCCCTTAaaactttatatatatttggaAGAAGAATTCAGAGATTATTCTCTGCATACTGTTCTGTGTTCACTCAGTGTAGAGTAATTTCTGAGTCAGAGGTAACGTATTTCCATCTCTTACCTCACTAGCTGCATTTTGTGTTATCCAAGTACTAATAATGTAGAGATGTATTTTTACTTTAGGCACAAGGACAGACAAAAGATAAGAGAGACATATAATTAAGCTGTATTATGCTGATAATGTATTACTGAAATTAATTCTACTATGTTGGCAGAAATCAGCCTAGCAAAAGCCTAATCACTtaacttggatttttttgaaTTAGCTGATATTTGCAAGAACTGTGCCACTGTGCCTCCAGGTACAAAAAACACAGTTTGGTGATCAATGTTACCGTAGGTATTacaagatttaaaataacagcagctTGGGGCAGCTGCATGCTAGATGCCTGAAGGAGGGTCTAATGGGATTTGGAACATTTCACCTTGAATTTGCCACTTATAATTCAATCCCAGGTCAGGAGTGATGCTGAGAAATGAGTTTTCATATCTCATACTCTTTATAAAAGCTGGCACTAGAAAGCCTCTTAACTGGTGCtttcagaaggagaaagagagaaagagttAACTTAAGTGCCTTGAGATGCAGCATCCCAACTCTCCCAGGCCTAGCCTTTTTAGAACTAAACTGGGGAATGTTGGCTGGGATTCTGCTGTTCAAGTGTCTGGTGCTTACAGCATTAGTTAGTGATGATTTTTGGAGACACATCATTTATTACCTGCAGACTGTGTGCTACTGAGCTGGGTCCTTCGTGGAGGATGCTTGCTTTATACTTTAAACTGGGTTTGAAAAGGCAAAAGGGATAAAACCAGGCTTGTGAGAGACAAGCCTGGTAGAGGCATGGCATTGTCTGTGGGACAGCATGCTGGCAAAGTCCTTCAGTGTGCCACCTCAGTGGAGGCAGGGGATGGAGTGCCACACTGCAACAAAGACATGGGAT from Heliangelus exortis chromosome 1, bHelExo1.hap1, whole genome shotgun sequence harbors:
- the TEAD4 gene encoding transcriptional enhancer factor TEF-3 isoform X2, producing the protein MYGRNELIARYIKLRTGKTRTRKQVSSHIQVLARRKAREIQAKLKDQAAKDKAMQSMATMSSAQIISATAFHSKMALPGLPRPAYPAVSGFWQGALPGQAGSSQDVKPFSQQPYAVQSPLPLPGFESPTGLSPSPSAPAWQGRRVASSKLWMLEFSAFLEQQQDQDTYNKHLFVHIGQSSPSYSDPYLEAVDIRQIYDKFPEKKGGLKELFERGPANAFFLVKFWADLNTNIEDESRSFYGVSSQYESPENMVITCSTKVCSFGKQVVEKVETEYARYENGHYSYRIHRSPLCEYMINFIHKLKHLPEKYMMNSVLENFTILQVVTNRDTQETLLCIAYVFEVSTSDHGAQHHIYRLVKD
- the TEAD4 gene encoding transcriptional enhancer factor TEF-3 isoform X5 yields the protein MQSMATMSSAQIISATAFHSKMALPGLPRPAYPAVSGFWQGALPGQAGSSQDVKPFSQQPYAVQSPLPLPGFESPTGLSPSPSAPAWQGRRVASSKLWMLEFSAFLEQQQDQDTYNKHLFVHIGQSSPSYSDPYLEAVDIRQIYDKFPEKKGGLKELFERGPANAFFLVKFWADLNTNIEDESRSFYGVSSQYESPENMVITCSTKVCSFGKQVVEKVETEYARYENGHYSYRIHRSPLCEYMINFIHKLKHLPEKYMMNSVLENFTILQVGLSTVFVGAWKHVVTNRDTQETLLCIAYVFEVSTSDHGAQHHIYRLVKD